The Leucoraja erinacea ecotype New England unplaced genomic scaffold, Leri_hhj_1 Leri_397S, whole genome shotgun sequence genome includes a region encoding these proteins:
- the anp32e gene encoding acidic leucine-rich nuclear phosphoprotein 32 family member E, translated as MDMKKRINLELRNRSPGEVAELVIDNCRSSEGEIDGFSDGFKELEYLSMINVGLKSLSKLPNLHKLLKLELSDNAISGGLEMLTEKCPNLVYLNLSSNKIKEYSTVEPLKNLTHLKSLDLYNCDISNPNDYRESIFKLLPHITYLDGFDRDDQEAPESDDEDEDEEDEDEAAAAGGYYDEDDDDEEDEEDEEDEEEDEDEQEEVEEVGLSYLLKEEIQDDEDDDDYVHEGEEGEAGEKDAAAQGQKRKREADDEGEDDE; from the exons ATGGACATGAAGAAAAGGATCAACCTGGAGCTGAGGAACAGGAGCCCTGGCGAG GTTGCGGAGCTAGTAATCGACAACTGCCGCAGCAGCGAAGGGGAGATCGACGGCTTCAGCGACGGCTTCAaggagctggagtacctcagtatgATCAACGTCGGGCTCAAGTCTCTCTCCAAGCTCCCCAACCTCCACAAGCTGCTAAAG CTGGAGCTGAGTGATAACGCCATCTCGGGAGGGCTGGAGATGCTTACGGAGAAGTGTCCCAACCTTGTATACCTCAACCTCAGCAGCAATAAAATAAAGGAGTACAGCACGGTGGAGCCGCTG AAAAACCTGACGCATTTGAAGAGCCTGGATCTGTACAACTGTGACATCTCCAACCCCAATGACTACAGGGAGAGCATCTTCAAGCTTCTCCCCCACATCACCTACCTGGACGGCTTTGACCGAGACGACCAGGAGGCTCCGGAGTCTGATGACGAGG ACGAAGACGAGGAAGATGAAGacgaggcggcggcggcgggcggCTACTACGACGAAGATGACGATGATGAGGAAGACGAGGAGGATGAGGAAGACGAGGAGGAGGATGAAGATGAACAGGAGGAAGTGGAGGAGGTCGGACTATCCTACCTCCTAAAGGAAGAAATTCAG gatgatgaagatgatgatgattatgttcacgaaggggaggagggagaagcaggagaaaagg ACGCAGCCGCTCAGGGGCAGAAACGGAAACGAGAAGCGGACGATGAGGGAGAAGACGATGAGTAG